In Luteimonas sp. MC1750, the following proteins share a genomic window:
- a CDS encoding MGMT family protein, which translates to MAPVDPAERILAAVRGIPRGEVAGYGEVARRAGLPGRARWVAKLLAANEDPALPWHRVLRSDGRIAFPPDSDPWREQARRLRAEGVEVVAGRVRTARPARSLDSEVWGPG; encoded by the coding sequence ATGGCTCCGGTCGACCCTGCAGAGCGCATCCTCGCCGCCGTGCGCGGCATTCCGCGCGGCGAAGTCGCCGGTTACGGCGAGGTCGCGCGCCGCGCCGGGCTGCCGGGGCGGGCGCGCTGGGTGGCGAAGCTGCTGGCGGCCAATGAGGACCCCGCGCTGCCCTGGCATCGGGTCCTGCGCAGCGACGGGCGGATCGCCTTCCCGCCGGACTCGGACCCGTGGCGCGAGCAGGCGCGACGCCTGCGCGCGGAGGGCGTGGAGGTGGTCGCCGGACGCGTGCGCACGGCGCGTCCCGCGCGTTCGCTCGACAGCGAGGTCTGGGGTCCCGGCTGA